A stretch of the Corylus avellana chromosome ca6, CavTom2PMs-1.0 genome encodes the following:
- the LOC132185054 gene encoding uncharacterized protein LOC132185054 — protein sequence MALEWVVLGYAAAAEVVMILLLTLPGLDPLRKGLVSATRALLRPFLSVVPFCLFLLLDIYWKYETRPSCESGSACTPSEHLRHQKSIMKSQRNGVLIASALLFYWVLYSVTSLVGRVEELKYRVEKLKEDWD from the coding sequence ATGGCGCTGGAGTGGGTAGTGCTAGGCTACGCCGCGGCCGCAGAGGTGGTAATGATCCTCCTGCTGACCCTCCCAGGCCTCGACCCTCTCCGCAAGGGCCTCGTCTCCGCCACCAGAGCCCTCCTCAGACCCTTTCTCTCAGTGGTCCCGTTCTGCCTCTTCTTGCTCCTCGACATCTACTGGAAGTACGAGACAAGGCCGTCGTGTGAGTCCGGCAGTGCCTGCACTCCATCGGAGCATCTTCGCCACCAAAAGTCCATCATGAAGAGCCAGAGGAATGGGGTTTTGATCGCTTCGGCGCTGCTCTTCTACTGGGTTTTGTACTCGGTGACCAGTCTTGTGGGTCGGGTGGAGGAGTTGAAGTATCGGGTCGAGAAGTTGAAGGAGGATTGGGATTAG